From the genome of Rathayibacter sp. VKM Ac-2759, one region includes:
- a CDS encoding DNA-formamidopyrimidine glycosylase family protein, whose product MPEGDTVYRSAHNLAEALDGQVLTRCDVRVSKFATVDLTGETIDSVVPRGKHLLMRVGDAVIHSHLKMEGSWHLYPIGGGERPKWHRPAFQARIVLETAEWQAVGFELGLLEIVPRTAEEDVVGYLGPDLLGPDWDSEEALRRLSADPERPIGLALLDQRIMAGLGNVYRAELCFLRGVLPTRPVGESGDLVRTIALAKKLITVNRERIERTTTGNLRPGQQLWVYGRDRKPCRRCRTPILRGELGDDELQLRVTYWCPHCQT is encoded by the coding sequence GTGCCCGAGGGTGACACCGTCTACCGATCCGCGCACAACCTCGCCGAGGCGCTCGACGGCCAGGTCCTGACCCGGTGCGACGTGCGCGTGTCGAAGTTCGCCACCGTCGACCTCACCGGCGAGACGATCGACTCGGTCGTGCCGCGCGGCAAGCACCTGCTGATGCGCGTCGGCGACGCCGTCATCCACTCCCACCTCAAGATGGAGGGCAGCTGGCACCTCTACCCGATCGGAGGCGGCGAGCGGCCGAAGTGGCACCGGCCCGCGTTCCAGGCGCGCATCGTCCTCGAGACCGCCGAGTGGCAGGCCGTCGGCTTCGAGCTGGGGCTCCTCGAGATCGTGCCCCGCACCGCGGAGGAGGACGTCGTCGGCTACCTCGGCCCCGACCTCCTCGGCCCCGACTGGGACTCCGAGGAGGCGCTCCGGCGCCTCTCGGCCGATCCCGAGCGCCCGATCGGCCTCGCCCTGCTCGACCAGCGGATCATGGCCGGACTCGGCAACGTCTACCGCGCCGAGCTCTGCTTCCTCCGTGGGGTGCTGCCCACCCGCCCGGTCGGCGAGAGCGGCGACCTCGTGCGCACGATCGCCCTCGCGAAGAAGCTGATCACCGTCAACCGCGAGCGCATCGAGCGCACGACCACCGGCAACCTCCGCCCCGGCCAGCAGCTCTGGGTCTACGGCCGCGACCGCAAGCCGTGCCGGCGCTGCCGCACCCCGATCCTCCGCGGAGAGCTCGGCGACGACGAGCTGCAGCTGCGGGTCACCTACTGGTGCCCGCACTGCCAGACCTGA
- a CDS encoding ATP-dependent helicase, protein MPNVLDRFSPATRAWFEGAFPAPTSAQEGAWTAISSGSHALVVAPTGSGKTLSAFLWAIDRLVQGPPPEDPQHRTRVLYVSPLKALGVDVERNLRSPLVGVTQTALRLSAEGIGTAPSTVTVGVRSGDTPAAERRVLQKTPPDILITTPESLYLMLTSAARESLRGVETVIVDEVHAVASTKRGAHLAVSLERLDALLPKPVQRIGLSATVRPREEVARFLAGRSPVQIVAPASEKRWDLSVVVPVEDMSELGATTQQEGSTMGATGPQSGSIWPHIEESIVDRVLAHTSSIVFANSRRLAERLTARLNEIYAERRETAAADRREAGEPVPVGALLEQAAGSSAPRRAPAEAMGASGATSGSGQSAPEDEPLLARAHHGSVSKEQRAIIEDDLKSGRLRCVVATSSLELGIDMGAVDLVVQVETPPSVASALQRVGRAGHQVGEISRGSFYPKHRADLLHSAVTTERMRTGLIEAISVPANPLDILAQQTVAATALDALDVDEWFDTVRRSAPFVSLPRSAYEATLDLLSGRYPSDQFAELRPRLVWDRDANTLTGRPGAQRLAVTSGGTIPDRGLFGVFMVGEPGSTGNRVGELDEEMVYESRVGDVFALGATSWRIQEITYDRVIVTPAFGEPGRLPFWKGDSQGRPAELGEAIGAFTREIGGAAPDPARERCAAAGLDAFATSNLLSFLDEQRIATGQIPDDRTLVLERFRDELGDWRLVLHSPYGMQVHSPWALAVGARVRERHGVDGAAMAGDDGIVVRIPDTESEPPGAELFLFEREELEQLVTSEVGGSALFAARFRECAARALLLPRYNPGKRSPLWQQRQRAAQLLDVARTYPTFPIILETVRECLQDVYDLPALLRLAARLDGRELRILEVETPTASPFARSMLFGYVAAFMYEGDSPLAERRAAALSVDAALLGELLGRAELRELLDPAVLAQIERELQRVEPERRLRGLEGAADLLRLLGPLTIEELGERLVDESVSSADVAAAPPLARETLDAHVAELVRTKRVLPVGIGGEQRYAAMEDASRLRDALGVPLPIGVPVAFIDPVRDPLGDLVARYARTHGPFAAPAVATRLGLGVAVVTDTLRRLSGERRVTEGEFRPDGTGTEWCDAEVLRRLRSRSLAALRKEVEPVDAATYGRFLPAWQHVGGSLRGIDGVASVVDQLAGAPIPASAWESLILPARVRDYSPAMLDELTATGEVLWAGAGTLPGNDGWVSLHLADTAGLTLPIPAGEAVPLGELQQEIVGVLGSGGGYFFRQLSDAVGSTDDATLVEALWELVWAGLLTNDTLAPLRTLVGSTGGAHRQPRAPARARAQRGRTTARPTMVTRVGPPTAGGRWSIVPLAESDPTIRGHALGETLLERYGIVTRGSVQAEGVLGGFALAYKVLSGFEQQGRARRGYFIEKLGAAQFGTAGSVDRLRTFVPQDEVRERPRPVLALAATDPANPFGAALPWPQGEGHRPGRKAGALVAIVDGALAVYLERGGKTALTFTDDEAALAGAAGALSGLVRSRGVEKLTVEKIDGVFALGTPLGDALTAAGFVANPRGLRMRA, encoded by the coding sequence ATGCCGAACGTCCTCGATCGCTTCTCCCCCGCCACGCGCGCGTGGTTCGAGGGCGCGTTCCCGGCGCCCACCTCGGCGCAGGAGGGCGCGTGGACGGCGATCTCGAGCGGCTCGCACGCCCTGGTGGTCGCCCCGACCGGCTCGGGCAAGACGCTGTCGGCGTTCCTCTGGGCGATCGACAGGCTGGTGCAGGGGCCGCCCCCCGAGGATCCGCAGCACCGCACCCGCGTGCTCTACGTCTCGCCGCTCAAGGCGCTCGGAGTCGACGTGGAGCGGAATCTGCGCTCCCCGCTCGTCGGAGTCACGCAGACGGCCCTGCGGCTGAGCGCCGAGGGCATCGGCACGGCCCCCTCCACCGTCACCGTCGGCGTCCGCTCGGGCGACACCCCCGCGGCCGAGCGGCGGGTGCTGCAGAAGACCCCGCCGGACATCCTGATCACGACGCCCGAGTCGCTCTACCTCATGCTGACCTCGGCCGCGCGCGAGTCGCTGCGCGGAGTCGAGACCGTCATCGTCGACGAGGTGCACGCCGTCGCGTCGACGAAGCGCGGCGCGCACCTCGCGGTGTCGCTCGAGCGGCTCGACGCCCTCCTCCCGAAGCCGGTGCAGCGCATCGGCCTCTCGGCGACGGTGCGCCCGCGCGAGGAGGTCGCCCGGTTCCTGGCCGGCCGCTCGCCCGTGCAGATCGTCGCGCCCGCCTCCGAGAAGCGCTGGGACCTCAGCGTCGTCGTCCCGGTCGAGGACATGTCCGAGCTCGGCGCGACCACGCAGCAGGAGGGGTCGACGATGGGGGCGACCGGTCCGCAGAGCGGGTCGATCTGGCCGCACATCGAGGAGTCGATCGTCGACCGCGTGCTCGCTCACACCTCCTCCATCGTCTTCGCCAACTCCCGGAGGCTCGCCGAGCGGCTGACCGCGCGGCTCAACGAGATCTACGCCGAGCGCCGCGAGACCGCGGCCGCCGATCGGCGCGAGGCGGGCGAGCCGGTGCCCGTCGGCGCGCTCCTCGAGCAGGCCGCCGGGTCGTCGGCTCCGCGCAGAGCCCCCGCCGAGGCGATGGGGGCCTCGGGTGCGACCAGCGGCTCCGGTCAGTCGGCTCCCGAGGACGAGCCGCTCCTCGCCCGCGCGCATCACGGCTCGGTGAGCAAGGAGCAGCGCGCGATCATCGAGGACGACCTCAAGTCGGGCCGGCTGCGCTGCGTCGTCGCCACGTCGAGCCTCGAGCTGGGCATCGACATGGGCGCCGTCGACCTGGTCGTCCAGGTCGAGACCCCGCCCTCGGTGGCGAGCGCCCTCCAGCGCGTCGGCCGCGCCGGACACCAGGTCGGGGAGATCTCGCGCGGCTCGTTCTACCCCAAGCACCGCGCCGATCTGCTGCACTCCGCCGTCACCACCGAGCGGATGCGCACGGGCCTCATCGAGGCGATCTCGGTGCCCGCGAACCCGCTCGACATCCTCGCGCAGCAGACCGTGGCCGCCACCGCGCTCGACGCGCTCGACGTCGACGAGTGGTTCGACACCGTCCGCCGCAGCGCGCCCTTCGTCTCGCTGCCGCGCTCGGCCTACGAGGCGACGCTCGACCTGCTCTCGGGGCGCTACCCCTCCGACCAGTTCGCGGAGCTCCGGCCGCGGCTGGTGTGGGACCGCGACGCCAACACGCTGACGGGCCGACCCGGCGCGCAGCGGCTCGCCGTGACGAGCGGCGGCACCATCCCCGATCGCGGGCTCTTCGGGGTGTTCATGGTCGGCGAGCCCGGCTCGACCGGCAACCGCGTGGGCGAGCTCGACGAGGAGATGGTCTACGAGTCCCGCGTGGGCGACGTCTTCGCGCTCGGCGCGACGAGCTGGCGGATCCAGGAGATCACCTACGACCGCGTGATCGTGACCCCGGCGTTCGGCGAGCCGGGGCGCCTCCCGTTCTGGAAGGGCGACTCGCAGGGCCGCCCCGCCGAGCTCGGCGAGGCGATCGGCGCGTTCACCCGCGAGATCGGCGGCGCCGCCCCCGACCCGGCGCGCGAGCGCTGCGCGGCCGCCGGGCTCGACGCCTTCGCGACGAGCAACCTGCTGTCCTTCCTCGACGAGCAGCGGATCGCCACCGGGCAGATCCCCGACGACCGCACCCTCGTGCTCGAGCGCTTCCGCGACGAGCTCGGCGACTGGCGGCTCGTGCTGCACTCCCCCTACGGCATGCAGGTCCACTCACCGTGGGCGCTCGCGGTGGGCGCGCGGGTGCGCGAGCGGCACGGAGTCGACGGCGCGGCGATGGCCGGTGACGACGGCATCGTCGTCCGCATCCCCGACACCGAGTCCGAGCCCCCGGGAGCCGAGCTGTTCCTCTTCGAGCGCGAGGAGCTCGAGCAGCTCGTCACGAGCGAGGTCGGCGGCTCCGCCCTGTTCGCCGCGCGGTTCCGGGAGTGCGCGGCGCGGGCGCTCCTCCTGCCGCGCTACAACCCCGGCAAGCGCTCCCCGCTCTGGCAGCAGCGCCAGCGCGCCGCGCAGCTGCTCGACGTGGCGCGCACCTACCCGACGTTCCCGATCATCCTCGAGACCGTGCGCGAGTGCCTCCAGGACGTCTACGACCTGCCCGCCCTCCTCCGGCTCGCCGCGCGACTGGACGGCCGCGAGCTGCGGATCCTCGAGGTCGAGACCCCGACCGCGAGTCCGTTCGCCCGCTCGATGCTGTTCGGCTACGTCGCCGCGTTCATGTACGAGGGCGACAGCCCGCTGGCCGAGCGCCGCGCGGCGGCCCTCTCGGTCGACGCGGCCCTGCTCGGCGAGCTCCTCGGACGCGCCGAGCTGCGCGAGCTGCTCGACCCGGCGGTGCTCGCGCAGATCGAGCGCGAGCTGCAGCGGGTGGAGCCGGAGCGGCGGCTGCGCGGTCTCGAGGGCGCCGCCGACCTCCTCCGCCTGCTGGGGCCCCTGACGATCGAGGAGCTCGGCGAGCGCCTCGTGGACGAGTCGGTCTCCTCGGCCGACGTCGCCGCCGCGCCTCCGCTCGCGCGCGAGACGCTCGACGCGCACGTGGCCGAGCTCGTGCGCACGAAGCGGGTCCTGCCCGTCGGCATCGGCGGCGAGCAGCGCTACGCGGCGATGGAGGACGCCTCGCGCCTGCGCGACGCGCTGGGCGTGCCCCTCCCGATCGGCGTGCCCGTGGCGTTCATCGACCCGGTGCGCGATCCGCTGGGCGACCTCGTGGCGCGCTACGCCCGGACGCACGGTCCGTTCGCCGCGCCCGCCGTCGCGACGAGGCTCGGCCTCGGAGTCGCGGTCGTCACCGACACGCTGCGCCGCCTCTCGGGCGAGCGCCGCGTCACCGAGGGCGAGTTCCGCCCCGACGGCACGGGCACCGAGTGGTGCGACGCCGAGGTCCTGCGGCGCCTGCGCAGCCGCTCGCTCGCCGCGCTGCGCAAGGAGGTCGAACCCGTCGACGCGGCCACCTACGGCCGCTTCCTCCCCGCCTGGCAGCACGTCGGCGGCTCGCTCCGCGGCATCGACGGCGTCGCCTCCGTGGTCGACCAGCTCGCGGGAGCGCCGATCCCGGCGTCGGCGTGGGAGTCGCTGATCCTGCCCGCGCGGGTGCGCGACTACTCCCCCGCCATGCTCGACGAGCTCACCGCGACCGGCGAGGTGCTCTGGGCCGGCGCGGGCACCCTGCCCGGCAACGACGGCTGGGTGAGCCTGCACCTCGCCGACACCGCCGGGCTCACTCTGCCGATCCCGGCCGGCGAGGCGGTCCCGCTCGGCGAGCTGCAGCAGGAGATCGTGGGCGTGCTGGGCTCGGGCGGCGGCTACTTCTTCCGTCAGCTCTCCGACGCCGTCGGCTCGACCGACGACGCGACGCTCGTCGAGGCGCTGTGGGAGCTCGTCTGGGCGGGCCTGCTGACCAACGACACGCTCGCTCCGCTGCGCACCCTCGTCGGCTCGACCGGAGGCGCGCACCGCCAGCCGCGCGCGCCCGCCCGAGCCCGCGCGCAGCGGGGGCGCACGACCGCCCGCCCGACCATGGTGACCCGCGTCGGCCCGCCCACCGCGGGCGGCCGCTGGTCGATCGTCCCGCTGGCCGAGTCCGACCCGACGATCCGGGGGCACGCCCTCGGCGAGACGCTCCTCGAGCGCTACGGCATCGTGACGCGCGGCTCCGTGCAGGCCGAGGGGGTGCTCGGAGGCTTCGCGCTGGCCTACAAGGTCCTCAGCGGCTTCGAGCAGCAGGGGCGCGCCCGGCGCGGCTACTTCATCGAGAAGCTCGGTGCCGCGCAGTTCGGCACCGCGGGGAGCGTCGACCGCCTCCGCACCTTCGTGCCGCAGGACGAGGTGCGCGAGCGTCCGCGGCCCGTCCTCGCCCTGGCGGCGACCGACCCCGCGAACCCGTTCGGCGCCGCCCTGCCCTGGCCGCAGGGCGAGGGCCACCGGCCGGGGCGGAAGGCCGGCGCGCTCGTCGCGATCGTCGACGGTGCGCTCGCCGTCTACCTCGAGCGCGGCGGCAAGACGGCCCTCACCTTCACCGACGACGAGGCGGCCCTCGCCGGCGCGGCCGGCGCCCTCAGCGGGCTGGTGCGCTCGCGCGGGGTCGAGAAGCTCACCGTCGAGAAGATCGACGGAGTCTTCGCCCTCGGCACGCCGCTCGGCGACGCCCTCACCGCCGCCGGCTTCGTCGCCAATCCGCGGGGCCTGAGGATGCGCGCGTGA
- a CDS encoding DEAD/DEAH box helicase — MSTIPSFSALGTPAPLVAALTASGITEPFPIQVDTLPDTLNGRDVLGRGKTGSGKTLAFSIPMIARLGGSLAGGRRRPGRPLGLVLAPTRELATQITAAMQPLADAYGIVTTTIFGGVSQQRQVAALKQGVDIVVACPGRLEDLMKQGFVNLDAVEITVLDEADHMADLGFLPVVTRILDKTPRGGQRLLFSATLDNGVDKLVKKYLQNEVLHSVDEANSPVALMTHHVFEVDGLDSKNALVKTLASGTGRRILFMRTKHHAKKLAKQLTGQGIPAVDLHGNLSQVARDRNLAAFGAGTVKVLVATDVAARGVHVDDVELVIHVDPPMEHKAYLHRSGRTARAGSEGDVVTVVLPTQRGDVKTLLRKAAIQVTPQQVTADSAAVSKLVGDVAAYVTPTAVVEPARGQSQGGRSQGANAQRKRVARTEGGAAPAAAAASARRPRLRPSPSRAQLVRGRSPRRRAPAAAVAPQERPRPAAARARSTAPPPAAPRPRLPPVASAAAAVARRAEFVCAPRSGAPRSADRVVAIRRACCERLGRFARTRIGRSPREVSAGLPRNPRQACAGSSTEGRVGLGRHQSFQAHPAFSRPVRSSRALDRGSTPANVPEPADARPRPRLQTPSEDAAASPTRPTPCTRGEAERVIRVPANRARWNARRSTGRGHLAEPTAVGRSAAHKTAQPNRARQNA; from the coding sequence ATGTCGACCATCCCCTCCTTCAGTGCCCTCGGCACTCCCGCCCCTCTCGTCGCCGCGCTCACCGCGAGCGGCATCACGGAGCCGTTCCCCATCCAGGTGGACACCCTCCCCGACACCCTCAACGGCCGCGACGTCCTCGGCCGCGGCAAGACCGGCTCGGGCAAGACCCTCGCCTTCTCGATCCCGATGATCGCCCGCCTCGGCGGATCGCTCGCCGGCGGCCGCCGCCGCCCGGGCCGCCCGCTCGGACTCGTCCTCGCGCCGACCCGTGAGCTCGCCACGCAGATCACCGCCGCGATGCAGCCCCTCGCCGACGCGTACGGCATCGTCACCACCACGATCTTCGGCGGCGTCTCGCAGCAGCGCCAGGTCGCGGCCCTCAAGCAGGGCGTCGACATCGTCGTGGCCTGCCCCGGCCGCCTCGAGGACCTCATGAAGCAGGGCTTCGTGAACCTCGACGCCGTCGAGATCACCGTCCTCGACGAGGCCGACCACATGGCCGACCTGGGCTTCCTCCCCGTCGTCACGCGCATCCTCGACAAGACCCCCCGCGGCGGCCAGCGCCTCCTGTTCTCGGCCACGCTCGACAACGGCGTGGACAAGCTCGTCAAGAAGTACCTGCAGAACGAGGTGCTCCACTCGGTCGACGAGGCCAACTCGCCCGTCGCTCTGATGACCCACCACGTCTTCGAGGTCGACGGTCTCGACTCCAAGAACGCCCTCGTGAAGACCCTCGCGTCGGGCACCGGTCGCCGCATCCTCTTCATGCGCACCAAGCACCACGCGAAGAAGCTCGCCAAGCAGCTGACCGGCCAGGGCATCCCGGCGGTCGACCTGCACGGCAACCTCTCGCAGGTCGCCCGCGACCGCAACCTCGCCGCATTCGGCGCCGGCACCGTCAAGGTGCTCGTCGCGACCGACGTCGCCGCCCGCGGAGTGCACGTCGACGACGTCGAGCTCGTGATCCACGTCGACCCGCCCATGGAGCACAAGGCGTACCTGCACCGCTCGGGCCGCACCGCCCGCGCCGGCAGCGAGGGCGACGTCGTCACGGTCGTGCTGCCCACGCAGCGCGGCGACGTGAAGACGCTCCTGCGCAAGGCCGCCATCCAGGTCACCCCGCAGCAGGTCACGGCCGACTCGGCCGCGGTCTCGAAGCTCGTCGGAGACGTCGCGGCCTACGTGACGCCGACCGCGGTCGTCGAGCCCGCCCGCGGCCAGTCGCAGGGCGGACGCTCGCAGGGCGCCAACGCTCAGCGCAAGCGCGTCGCGCGCACCGAGGGCGGCGCAGCCCCCGCGGCGGCCGCGGCGAGCGCTCGGCGGCCCCGCCTCCGACCGTCCCCGTCGCGAGCGCAGCTCGTCCGAGGGCGGAGCCCGCGGCGGCGCGCACCGGCGGCCGCGGTCGCACCGCAGGAGCGGCCTCGACCGGCGGCGGCTCGCGCTCGTTCTACAGCACCGCCACCGGCGGCGCCTCGTCCTCGGCTCCCGCCGGTGGCGAGCGCCGCGGCGGCCGTCGCGCGCAGGGCTGAGTTCGTTTGCGCGCCGCGTAGCGGCGCGCCGCGGTCGGCAGACCGCGTGGTTGCGATCCGCAGAGCGTGTTGCGAACGGCTAGGCCGATTCGCTCGCACGCGAATCGGCCGTTCGCCTCGCGAGGTGTCGGCTGGTCTGCCGAGGAACCCTCGGCAGGCCTGCGCGGGGTCGAGTACAGAAGGCCGGGTGGGACTCGGACGACATCAGTCGTTCCAGGCCCACCCGGCCTTTTCGCGTCCCGTCAGGAGCAGTCGCGCGCTGGACCGAGGCTCAACCCCGGCGAACGTCCCGGAACCGGCCGACGCGAGACCTCGCCCTCGGTTGCAGACGCCATCGGAAGACGCGGCAGCCTCCCCGACCCGGCCGACACCGTGCACGCGCGGCGAAGCCGAACGCGTGATTCGCGTTCCAGCGAATCGCGCTAGGTGGAACGCGCGACGCTCTACGGGACGCGGCCACCTCGCCGAGCCAACTGCGGTGGGCCGCTCCGCGGCCCACAAGACGGCACAGCCGAATCGCGCTAGGCAGAACGCATGA
- a CDS encoding NUDIX hydrolase family protein, which yields MSVRTPDPNSGWLSDDELADIRRRLPLLYVEAVPVRVDGLGQVTEVGVLLRATPSGQITRTIVSGRVMYGETLRDALFRHLEKDLGPMAFPLLPASPLPFHVAEYFPMPGMGPFTDERQHAVSLAYVVPVTGTCDPRQDALELTWMTPDEASSDAVSAEMEGGRGALVRAALASVGRLR from the coding sequence ATGAGCGTGCGCACCCCTGACCCGAACTCCGGGTGGCTGTCCGATGACGAACTCGCCGACATCCGCCGCCGGCTCCCGCTCCTGTACGTGGAGGCGGTGCCCGTGCGCGTGGACGGCCTCGGCCAGGTGACGGAGGTGGGGGTCCTGCTCCGCGCGACCCCGTCGGGCCAGATCACCCGCACCATCGTGTCCGGCCGGGTGATGTACGGAGAGACGCTGCGCGACGCGCTCTTCCGCCACCTCGAGAAGGACCTCGGGCCGATGGCGTTCCCGCTGCTGCCCGCGAGCCCCCTGCCGTTCCACGTCGCGGAGTACTTCCCGATGCCGGGGATGGGCCCCTTCACCGACGAGCGGCAGCACGCGGTGTCCCTCGCCTACGTCGTCCCGGTCACCGGCACCTGCGATCCGCGCCAGGACGCCCTCGAGCTGACGTGGATGACCCCCGACGAGGCCTCCTCCGACGCCGTCTCCGCCGAGATGGAGGGCGGGCGCGGGGCGCTGGTGCGCGCCGCTCTCGCCTCGGTCGGGCGCCTGCGCTGA
- a CDS encoding alpha/beta hydrolase-fold protein translates to MGIDPNAVLWSSSEKDRTGRPLLVLLHGYGSHEGDLFSLGVYLPLEPVLASLRAPLALGGGANAWWPLRVPLDPEEPRADPVAVEAATRGVLEWLDALDHPGPVGLLGFSQGAALAVQLLRRAPERFAFAVALSGFVVPAVPGDEADARLVRERPHVFWGRGTLDTVIPVELVSDAAAWFPGHTALDARVYEGVAHGVGQAELADVGAFIRARFA, encoded by the coding sequence ATGGGAATCGATCCGAACGCGGTGCTGTGGTCCTCGTCCGAGAAGGACCGGACCGGGCGTCCCCTCCTCGTCCTGCTGCACGGCTACGGCTCGCACGAGGGCGATCTGTTCTCGCTCGGCGTGTACCTGCCGCTGGAGCCCGTGCTCGCGTCGCTGCGCGCTCCGCTCGCCCTCGGCGGCGGGGCGAACGCGTGGTGGCCGCTCCGCGTGCCCCTGGATCCCGAGGAGCCGCGGGCGGATCCCGTGGCGGTCGAGGCGGCGACGCGGGGCGTCCTGGAGTGGCTGGACGCCCTCGACCACCCGGGCCCGGTCGGTCTGCTCGGGTTCTCGCAGGGAGCCGCCCTCGCCGTCCAGCTCCTGCGCCGCGCACCCGAGAGGTTCGCCTTCGCCGTCGCCCTGTCGGGCTTCGTCGTGCCGGCCGTCCCCGGCGACGAGGCGGACGCCCGCCTGGTGCGGGAGCGCCCGCACGTGTTCTGGGGGCGCGGGACGCTCGACACCGTGATCCCGGTGGAGCTCGTGTCGGACGCCGCGGCCTGGTTCCCCGGGCACACCGCGCTCGACGCGAGGGTCTACGAGGGCGTGGCGCACGGAGTGGGGCAGGCCGAGCTCGCCGACGTGGGCGCGTTCATCCGCGCGCGCTTCGCCTGA